In Falsiruegeria litorea R37, the DNA window AGACGATCAGCGGATCATTGCCGCCCAGCTCCAGCGCCTGACGTTTATAGCCCGCCTTCTGCGCAATCAGCTTTCCCACCGGCACACCGCCGGTAAAGGTAATGACGTCGATATGGTCGTTCGTCACCATCTCGTCCCCGATGTCACCGGGCCACCCAGTGACCACCTGAAACATCTCGGGCGGCAGCCCGGCCTCATACAGAATATCGGCTAGCGCAAGCGCCGTCAGCGGCGTCAGCTCGGTCGGTTTGCACACCATACAGTTGTTCGTGGCAATCGACGGCGCGATCTTGTGGCTGACCATGTTGAGCGGATGGTTGAAAGGCGTGATGGCCGAGATCGCCCGGACCGGTTCACGCATCGTGTAAATCTTGCGCGCCTTGCCATTGTGGGTCAGATCGCAAGAAAACACTTCGCCGTCGTCTTTCAACGCCTCGGCAGCCGCGAATTGAAACACATCCTGCGCGCGCTTGGTCTCATAGATTGAATGCTGGTGGCAGATACCAAGTTCCAGCGTCAGCCATTTCGCCAGCTCCTCCCGTTTTTCCCCGATCAGCTCGGCCGCGCGGCGCAGGATTTCGCTTCGTTCGTGTCGCGTCAGTTTGGGCGTGTAACGCGCAGCAATTTCAAAGGCCCGCGCGGCATGCTCTGGCTGACCTGCAGGAACGGTTCCGACCACCTCATCTGTATAGGGGTAATGAACCGGGATAGTCGCGTCCGTGAACACCACATCACCCCCGATCCGCATCCCTTCATGCCGCTGGTCCACCATAACTCTGCTCCGTCCTGACTTGCTTTGACCTTAGCGAGTTTGCCCACAACACCTAAGAGCCAAGGCAGACCCGCCTATACAGCCAGACATGTAACAGTTATTTAACCAGCCCATTCCAACCAAGCCTCGGGTGAT includes these proteins:
- the phnY gene encoding phosphonoacetaldehyde dehydrogenase yields the protein MVDQRHEGMRIGGDVVFTDATIPVHYPYTDEVVGTVPAGQPEHAARAFEIAARYTPKLTRHERSEILRRAAELIGEKREELAKWLTLELGICHQHSIYETKRAQDVFQFAAAEALKDDGEVFSCDLTHNGKARKIYTMREPVRAISAITPFNHPLNMVSHKIAPSIATNNCMVCKPTELTPLTALALADILYEAGLPPEMFQVVTGWPGDIGDEMVTNDHIDVITFTGGVPVGKLIAQKAGYKRQALELGGNDPLIVCNDLYEDDLHRAAALAVAGATGNSGQRCTAIKRILVQESVADRFVPFVVEQAKAIHFGDPRDPETQLGCVIHADAAKLFEDRLLAAAKMGANILYHPERVGALLPPIVVDHVPHDCELVMEETFGPIIPIVRVPDDDAEVMRISNSTAFGLSSGVCTNDLHRAIAYINGLNVGTCNIWEQPGYRIEMSPFGGIKDSGNGVKEGVIEAMKFFTNVKTYSLPWPT